The Parabacteroides sp. AD58 genome includes a window with the following:
- a CDS encoding DUF5686 and carboxypeptidase-like regulatory domain-containing protein, which yields MVKIVRLTYLLLFLLVMGGLSNTLSSQTVTSVSGIVKDSITGEPLSYVSVLFKNSTIGAMTDDNGAFSLQNDKGYTTLVISSMGYTEKEIKLKSGKNNAGLAIMLRPTSYELTEVVVKPKREKYSRKNNPAVELIKNVIEHKDDNRIESKEEYQVESYEKLSLALDNFSPNLDSKLGKKFSFIKNYLDTSEFNGKPILTLSVRETLADRYYRKKPKTEKIIIKGKHMQGVDKTLDEGGISANLEEIFQGINIFDNNINILLNRFVSPLSSTLAVSYYKYYIMDTVDVSGVKCVDLAFVPVNSESYGFTGRLYVTLDGNYALKKFTLNVPSHINLNFVDKLRIDQEFKQMPDSTWVLDTENTFINFYIVEGTQQFYAHQLRSYDKYSFEVANRDSIFGLLGENHFAPQANTQPDSFWVNHRHIPLKEKESALDELLAQMRKVPVFNVIIKTAEILISGYIQTGKDRNTSKFDFGPMNTTISANELEGMRFRVGGMTTANLSDRWFADGYLAYGINDRKLKYNATLTHSFNRKEYHPGEFPRNNLSLIHEYDVYTPGQDFLFTSKDNMFVAIKVGTPVTHMQYIRKTMLQYEKEWLNNLSMLGWVRHENNEAAGTLSYDLMNTDGSLTHIRDFNKTELGLQLRFAPGERAYNGRAGRESVFNLSKDAPVFKVSHQFGFKGLGGDYQYNHTEVSAEKRIWLSSFGHIDAKVKAGKVWDKVPFPLLILPNTNQSLTIQPEAFNMMNAMEFVTDQYVSWYVTYYLKGWILNRIPGIKWLKLREVVSFSGIYGNLTDKNNPALTPGLFQLPDGTMPMGNQPYMEASIGLENILKILRIDYYRRLTYLDNPGIKKGGIRIALRFSF from the coding sequence ATGGTTAAAATAGTACGATTAACTTACTTGCTGCTATTCCTTTTGGTGATGGGTGGCTTGAGTAATACGTTATCAAGTCAGACGGTAACTTCTGTCTCGGGTATTGTGAAAGATTCAATTACCGGAGAACCGTTGTCGTATGTGTCGGTATTGTTTAAGAATTCGACAATAGGAGCCATGACGGATGATAACGGGGCTTTTTCGTTGCAGAACGATAAAGGTTATACCACATTGGTGATCTCATCGATGGGATATACAGAAAAGGAAATCAAGTTGAAGAGCGGAAAGAACAATGCCGGCCTGGCAATCATGTTGCGTCCTACTTCATACGAGTTGACGGAAGTGGTTGTAAAGCCGAAGCGGGAGAAGTATTCGCGGAAAAACAATCCGGCAGTCGAGCTGATCAAGAACGTGATAGAGCATAAGGATGATAACCGGATTGAATCCAAAGAAGAATATCAGGTAGAAAGCTATGAGAAATTGAGTCTTGCCCTGGATAATTTCAGTCCGAACCTGGACAGTAAACTGGGAAAGAAGTTCAGTTTTATCAAGAATTATCTGGATACATCGGAGTTTAACGGGAAGCCTATTCTGACGCTTTCGGTCCGTGAAACACTGGCCGACCGGTATTATCGGAAGAAGCCGAAGACGGAAAAGATAATCATCAAAGGAAAACACATGCAAGGTGTGGATAAGACTTTGGATGAAGGAGGTATCAGTGCCAACTTGGAAGAAATTTTCCAGGGCATCAATATCTTCGATAATAATATCAATATCCTGTTGAACCGTTTTGTCAGTCCGTTGTCTTCTACGCTGGCTGTATCTTATTATAAGTATTATATCATGGATACAGTCGATGTGAGCGGCGTTAAATGTGTGGATTTGGCTTTTGTTCCGGTGAATAGTGAAAGTTATGGATTTACGGGGCGTTTGTATGTAACGCTCGACGGAAACTATGCTTTGAAGAAGTTTACGCTGAACGTCCCCTCACATATCAACCTGAACTTTGTGGACAAGCTTCGGATTGATCAGGAATTCAAACAGATGCCTGACAGTACCTGGGTATTGGATACGGAAAATACCTTTATTAACTTCTATATTGTCGAGGGAACGCAGCAGTTCTATGCGCATCAGTTGAGGAGTTATGACAAGTATTCGTTTGAAGTAGCCAACCGGGATTCTATCTTTGGACTGTTAGGAGAGAACCATTTCGCTCCACAGGCCAATACGCAACCTGATTCGTTCTGGGTAAATCACCGTCATATTCCTTTGAAGGAGAAGGAGAGTGCCTTGGATGAGCTGCTGGCTCAAATGCGAAAGGTGCCTGTGTTTAATGTGATTATCAAGACGGCCGAGATTCTTATTTCCGGTTATATACAGACCGGAAAGGACCGGAATACCAGCAAATTTGATTTTGGTCCGATGAATACGACTATCAGTGCCAATGAATTGGAAGGCATGCGTTTCCGTGTTGGTGGTATGACAACAGCCAACCTGAGTGACCGTTGGTTTGCTGATGGATATTTGGCCTATGGTATAAATGACCGAAAGCTGAAATACAATGCGACCTTGACGCACAGTTTTAACCGTAAAGAATATCATCCGGGTGAATTTCCGCGGAATAATTTGTCGTTGATTCATGAATATGATGTCTATACGCCGGGTCAGGACTTCCTGTTTACGAGTAAGGATAATATGTTCGTCGCTATCAAGGTCGGAACACCGGTTACGCATATGCAGTATATCCGGAAGACAATGTTGCAGTACGAAAAAGAATGGTTGAATAATCTGAGTATGTTAGGTTGGGTGCGGCATGAAAATAACGAAGCTGCTGGAACTTTAAGTTACGACCTGATGAATACGGATGGTTCGCTGACGCATATTCGGGATTTCAACAAGACGGAATTGGGCTTGCAACTTCGTTTTGCTCCGGGCGAGCGCGCCTACAACGGACGTGCCGGTCGGGAATCAGTCTTCAACCTGTCGAAAGATGCACCGGTATTCAAAGTCTCTCATCAGTTTGGCTTTAAGGGATTGGGTGGCGATTACCAGTACAATCATACAGAAGTAAGTGCCGAAAAGCGTATCTGGCTGTCATCTTTCGGTCATATCGATGCGAAAGTAAAAGCCGGCAAGGTATGGGATAAAGTTCCTTTCCCCTTGTTGATTCTGCCCAATACCAACCAGTCACTGACGATTCAGCCGGAAGCCTTCAATATGATGAATGCGATGGAGTTTGTTACCGACCAGTATGTTTCCTGGTATGTGACATATTACCTGAAAGGTTGGATCTTGAACCGCATACCGGGTATAAAATGGTTGAAGCTTCGTGAAGTCGTTTCCTTCAGTGGTATTTACGGAAACTTGACGGATAAGAACAATCCGGCACTGACACCGGGTTTGTTCCAGCTGCCGGATGGAACCATGCCGATGGGTAATCAGCCTTATATGGAAGCCAGCATCGGTCTGGAAAATATCCTGAAGATCTTGCGAATCGATTATTATCGCCGATTAACGTATCTGGATAATCCGGGAATTAAGAAAGGTGGTATTCGTATAGCGCTGCGCTTCTCGTTCTAA
- a CDS encoding Na+/H+ antiporter NhaC family protein — protein sequence MTQETKNTNKTFQHTPNVWALLPLGVFLLSYLVVSCIAGDFYKMPITVSFVLSSVVAIAISKGGKLNSRIEQFCKGAANSNIMLMVVIFILAGAFAQTAKEMGAVDATVNLTMSLLPGNLLAAGIFIAACFISISVGTSVGTIVALAPVAVGIAEKAGMPDALMLGVVVSGAMFGDNLSFISDTTIVATRTQGCEMSDKFKVNFRIALPVAILTAVLYVWLGLGVHESYQPEHIEWVKVLPYLVVLVAAIAGMNVMLVLFLGILLSGITGLLTGAFDIWAWNAAMGSGITGMGELIIVTLLAGGMLEMIRYNGGIEWIIRKLTARIDSARGAEVSIAGLVSFANLCTANNTIALIMAGPIAKDIATRFHIDPRRSASLLDIFSCFVQGIIPYGAQMLMASGLGNVSPLEIMQYLYYPYLLGAGALLAIIFRYPRKFT from the coding sequence ATGACTCAAGAAACAAAGAATACAAATAAAACATTCCAACATACTCCTAACGTGTGGGCCTTGCTCCCGTTAGGAGTATTTCTGCTTTCTTACCTGGTGGTTTCTTGTATAGCCGGAGATTTCTACAAGATGCCGATTACGGTTTCGTTTGTCCTGTCGTCGGTTGTGGCGATAGCCATTTCAAAAGGAGGAAAGCTGAATAGCCGGATTGAGCAATTCTGTAAAGGAGCGGCCAACAGCAACATCATGTTGATGGTAGTCATTTTTATCTTGGCCGGCGCCTTTGCCCAGACAGCCAAGGAAATGGGCGCTGTAGATGCCACGGTTAACCTGACGATGTCGCTTCTTCCGGGAAATCTGCTGGCGGCAGGCATCTTCATTGCCGCTTGTTTTATCTCGATTTCGGTGGGAACGTCAGTCGGAACCATTGTCGCTTTGGCGCCGGTTGCTGTAGGAATCGCTGAAAAAGCCGGAATGCCGGACGCCCTGATGCTGGGTGTCGTGGTGAGTGGTGCCATGTTTGGTGATAACCTTTCTTTTATCTCTGATACAACCATCGTGGCTACCCGGACACAAGGATGTGAGATGTCGGATAAGTTTAAGGTGAATTTCCGGATCGCTTTGCCGGTAGCTATTCTTACGGCTGTTTTGTATGTGTGGTTGGGCTTGGGAGTTCACGAGAGTTATCAGCCGGAACATATTGAATGGGTGAAGGTCTTGCCTTATCTGGTCGTCTTGGTTGCGGCCATTGCCGGCATGAATGTGATGCTGGTCTTGTTCTTGGGTATCTTGTTGTCGGGTATCACCGGTTTGCTGACGGGAGCATTTGATATCTGGGCTTGGAATGCTGCGATGGGAAGTGGTATCACCGGTATGGGCGAATTGATTATCGTGACGCTTTTGGCCGGCGGTATGCTGGAGATGATCCGGTATAACGGAGGAATCGAATGGATTATCCGGAAGCTGACAGCCCGTATCGATTCGGCCCGAGGTGCGGAAGTCAGTATTGCCGGACTGGTTAGTTTTGCCAATCTCTGTACGGCCAATAATACAATCGCCCTGATTATGGCAGGTCCGATAGCAAAAGATATTGCCACGCGTTTCCATATTGATCCGCGTCGAAGTGCCAGTTTGCTGGATATATTCTCTTGTTTCGTGCAAGGTATTATTCCCTATGGAGCGCAAATGCTCATGGCTTCCGGTTTAGGAAATGTCTCTCCGTTGGAAATCATGCAGTATCTGTATTATCCCTATTTGTTGGGTGCAGGCGCTTTATTGGCAATTATCTTCAGATATCCTCGAAAATTTACTTAA
- the purT gene encoding formate-dependent phosphoribosylglycinamide formyltransferase, whose protein sequence is MATIGTPMSPTATKVVLCGSGELGKEFVIELQRYGVEVIALDKYANAPAMQVADRSYVLSMLDGKALREIIEKEKPDYIVPEVEAIATTTLMELEQEGFHVIPTAKATWLTMNREGIRRLAAEELGLPTSPYRFAATEEEFKAAVKEIGMPCVVKPIMSSSGHGQSVVRKEEDIDPAWHYAQEGGRAGAGKVIVEGFVDFDYEITQLTVRHINGTSFLEPVGHVQKDGDYRESWQPQVMSPSAKEKARHIAMQITDALGGRGIFGVELFVKGDDVIFSEVSPRPHDTGMVTMITQDLSQFALHARAVLGLPIPNIRFLGAGASRAVVVDGESSQLSFGNLEHVLEQPDTQLRLFGKPSVNGHRRMAVLLARAENVEEARRKTGVMMDQLEIKL, encoded by the coding sequence ATGGCAACAATAGGAACACCGATGTCACCTACCGCTACGAAAGTCGTTCTTTGCGGTAGTGGCGAATTAGGAAAAGAGTTTGTAATCGAATTACAGCGCTATGGCGTTGAAGTGATTGCGCTGGATAAATATGCGAATGCGCCGGCTATGCAGGTAGCCGATCGTTCGTATGTCTTGTCGATGCTGGACGGAAAAGCATTGCGGGAAATCATCGAAAAGGAAAAGCCGGATTATATTGTACCGGAAGTAGAAGCCATCGCAACAACTACGTTGATGGAATTGGAACAGGAAGGTTTCCATGTTATTCCTACGGCTAAGGCTACTTGGTTGACGATGAATCGTGAAGGTATCCGTCGTTTGGCTGCTGAAGAATTAGGCTTGCCTACTTCTCCGTATCGTTTTGCGGCAACTGAAGAAGAGTTTAAGGCTGCCGTAAAGGAGATAGGCATGCCGTGCGTAGTAAAGCCTATCATGAGTTCAAGCGGGCATGGCCAGAGTGTTGTCCGTAAAGAGGAAGATATTGATCCGGCTTGGCATTATGCGCAAGAAGGCGGTCGTGCTGGAGCCGGTAAGGTGATTGTAGAAGGATTTGTAGATTTCGACTATGAAATCACGCAGTTGACAGTTCGCCATATTAATGGAACGTCATTCCTGGAGCCAGTGGGTCATGTACAGAAAGACGGTGATTACCGTGAATCCTGGCAACCTCAGGTGATGAGTCCGTCTGCTAAGGAGAAAGCTCGTCATATAGCCATGCAGATTACGGATGCTTTGGGTGGACGAGGAATCTTTGGCGTTGAATTGTTCGTAAAGGGCGATGATGTCATCTTTAGTGAAGTTTCTCCGCGTCCGCATGATACTGGTATGGTGACGATGATTACACAAGACTTGTCTCAGTTTGCCCTTCATGCTCGTGCCGTATTGGGTTTGCCGATACCGAATATCCGTTTCCTGGGTGCTGGTGCTTCACGTGCCGTTGTAGTTGATGGAGAAAGTTCACAGTTGAGTTTTGGCAATCTGGAACACGTATTAGAGCAGCCTGATACGCAATTGCGTTTGTTTGGCAAACCATCCGTGAATGGTCATCGGCGTATGGCAGTTTTGCTGGCTCGTGCAGAGAATGTTGAAGAAGCTCGCCGTAAAACAGGAGTGATGATGGATCAACTGGAAATAAAGCTTTAA
- a CDS encoding glycyl-radical enzyme activating protein: MGLLFDIKRYAINDGPGIRITLFLKGCPMSCVWCHNPEGIGKKPVKLYTRKKCIGCQTCVKACPEGALQLTRSGIVTDLDKCKMCGTCVEVCPACALEISGREWTVDEAMHEIEKETAVMDRSEGGVTFCGGEPLMQPDFLLELLTRCGKEDIHRAVDTTLYASEEVVERVIPQCDLFLVDLKMMDSEKHRHYCGVPNERVLANLKRVAASDVPYWIRIPLIVGVNADEENIRKSAEFLASLPKPPEIVNLLVYHDIGKNKHDKLGTTYNPNQFTMQAPDEATQKRCLDIFAEYQLKAKIGG, encoded by the coding sequence ATGGGACTTCTGTTTGATATCAAGCGATATGCGATTAATGATGGTCCGGGTATCCGGATCACCTTATTCTTGAAAGGTTGCCCGATGTCTTGTGTCTGGTGTCATAACCCAGAAGGCATCGGGAAAAAACCGGTCAAGCTTTATACCAGGAAGAAATGTATTGGTTGCCAGACATGCGTAAAGGCTTGTCCGGAAGGTGCCTTGCAACTGACACGTTCGGGTATTGTCACAGACTTGGATAAATGCAAGATGTGCGGAACGTGTGTGGAGGTTTGTCCGGCTTGTGCCTTGGAAATTTCAGGACGGGAATGGACCGTTGATGAGGCTATGCATGAAATCGAAAAGGAAACAGCCGTAATGGACCGCTCGGAAGGTGGTGTTACTTTCTGCGGAGGCGAACCATTGATGCAGCCAGACTTTCTGTTAGAGCTTCTGACCCGCTGTGGAAAAGAAGATATTCATCGGGCAGTTGATACAACCTTGTATGCCTCGGAAGAAGTCGTTGAACGCGTTATTCCGCAATGTGACTTATTCCTGGTAGACCTGAAGATGATGGATTCAGAAAAACACCGGCATTATTGCGGCGTTCCTAACGAACGGGTGTTGGCGAATCTAAAACGGGTAGCAGCTTCGGATGTTCCTTATTGGATCCGAATTCCGCTCATTGTAGGTGTCAATGCTGACGAAGAGAATATCCGGAAATCGGCCGAATTCTTGGCAAGTTTGCCTAAACCTCCAGAAATTGTCAATTTGCTGGTATATCATGACATTGGGAAAAACAAGCATGATAAATTAGGTACGACTTACAATCCGAACCAATTCACAATGCAAGCGCCGGATGAAGCGACACAAAAACGATGTTTGGACATCTTTGCTGAATATCAGCTAAAAGCTAAAATCGGCGGATAA
- the hypD gene encoding trans-4-hydroxy-L-proline dehydratase — protein MLGMNDRIKRLRKESFDAQPSLSIERALIETKFYKENEGKYPIPILRALNFYEICKQKTIYIGKDELIVGERGPRPKAVSTFPELTCHSVEDLHVLNTRELQRYTISQEDIDTYAREVIPYWKGRTQRERIFNHVPKEWKEAYEVGMFTEFMEQRAPGHTALDAKVYRYGLLDLKERIQKNIESLDFMNDPEATDKQEELQGMAISCDAAILFANRHADLADEMSMTEKDPKRAAELRRIAEVCRWVPAHAPRDFWEAIQMYWFVHLGTITELNGWDAMNPGHFDQHLAPFYEKGIADGTLTRDQAKELMSCFFIKVNNQTAPPKVGITAKESGTYNDFTNLNIGGVKTDGSDGVSEVSYIMLETIEELHLLQPGSAIHISSCTPERFLRAGCKVIRQGHGYPSVFNPDVYIQELMRQGKSLPDAREGGCSGCIEVGAFGKEAYILTGYLNVPKVLEVTLHNGVDPVSGRKVGLETGEANSFETFEDLYAAFLKQIHYFVDMKVRVSNYIDRMFAKYAPATFLSLFIDDCIAKGRDYYNAGARYNTNYIQCTGLGTITDSLCSLRKHVFEDKRYTMDEMLQALKDNFVGHEVMRQYILNHTPFFGNDDDKADSVAVRVFNDLYDAIEGKPNTRGECFHLNMLSTTCHVYFGKIMGATPNGRLAGRAISDGTSPSHGADTHGPSAVIKSLGKLDQVKSGGTLLNQRFMPSLLKREEDVAKLASLIRAYFALGGHHIQFNIVDTETLYAAQKCPEDYRDLLVRVAGYSDYFNDMNADLQADVIARTEQESF, from the coding sequence ATGTTGGGTATGAACGACCGCATCAAACGGTTACGTAAGGAATCGTTCGACGCTCAGCCATCCTTGTCAATTGAAAGGGCTTTGATCGAGACGAAGTTTTATAAAGAAAATGAAGGGAAATATCCTATTCCTATTCTGCGTGCTCTTAATTTCTATGAGATATGCAAACAGAAGACAATTTATATCGGAAAGGATGAATTGATCGTCGGAGAACGTGGACCACGTCCAAAGGCTGTTTCTACATTCCCGGAATTAACTTGTCATAGTGTAGAAGATTTGCACGTTCTGAATACGCGTGAATTACAACGCTACACCATCAGTCAGGAAGACATTGATACCTACGCACGCGAGGTGATCCCATATTGGAAAGGTCGTACACAACGTGAACGTATCTTCAATCATGTCCCGAAAGAATGGAAAGAAGCCTATGAAGTAGGTATGTTTACTGAATTCATGGAACAAAGAGCTCCCGGACATACAGCACTTGATGCAAAAGTATATCGTTATGGTCTGCTTGACTTGAAAGAGAGAATCCAAAAGAACATTGAATCACTCGATTTCATGAATGATCCGGAAGCAACCGACAAACAAGAAGAACTGCAAGGTATGGCAATTTCATGTGATGCAGCTATCTTATTTGCCAATCGTCATGCTGATTTAGCAGATGAAATGAGTATGACAGAAAAAGATCCGAAACGTGCAGCAGAACTTCGCCGTATTGCAGAAGTTTGCCGTTGGGTTCCGGCTCATGCTCCTCGTGATTTCTGGGAAGCTATTCAAATGTATTGGTTTGTTCACCTGGGTACTATCACTGAATTAAATGGTTGGGATGCGATGAATCCTGGACATTTCGATCAGCACTTAGCTCCTTTCTATGAAAAAGGCATTGCTGATGGTACTTTGACTCGTGATCAGGCCAAGGAATTGATGTCATGCTTCTTCATTAAAGTCAATAACCAGACTGCTCCTCCAAAAGTAGGTATCACAGCAAAAGAAAGTGGTACATACAACGACTTCACGAACCTGAATATCGGAGGTGTTAAAACGGATGGTAGCGATGGCGTGAGTGAAGTTTCTTATATCATGCTTGAAACCATTGAAGAATTACACCTGTTGCAGCCAGGTAGTGCAATTCATATCAGCTCTTGTACACCTGAACGATTCCTGCGTGCCGGCTGTAAAGTGATTCGTCAAGGACATGGCTATCCTTCTGTATTCAATCCTGACGTATATATTCAGGAATTGATGCGCCAAGGAAAGAGCTTGCCTGATGCCCGCGAAGGTGGTTGTAGTGGTTGTATCGAAGTTGGAGCTTTCGGTAAAGAAGCTTATATCCTGACAGGATATCTGAATGTACCAAAGGTTTTGGAAGTAACTCTCCATAATGGTGTAGATCCGGTTTCTGGAAGAAAAGTCGGATTGGAAACAGGAGAAGCTAATTCATTTGAGACTTTCGAAGATTTATATGCTGCATTCTTGAAGCAGATCCACTACTTCGTAGATATGAAAGTACGCGTCAGCAACTATATTGACCGTATGTTTGCTAAATATGCTCCGGCAACATTCCTTTCTCTTTTCATTGATGACTGTATTGCCAAAGGAAGAGACTATTACAACGCAGGAGCACGCTATAATACAAATTACATCCAATGTACTGGTTTGGGTACAATTACAGATAGCTTATGCTCATTACGTAAGCATGTATTTGAAGACAAACGCTACACAATGGATGAAATGCTGCAGGCTCTGAAAGATAATTTCGTGGGTCATGAAGTGATGCGTCAATACATCCTTAACCATACTCCATTCTTCGGTAACGATGATGACAAGGCTGATTCTGTAGCTGTACGTGTATTCAACGATTTGTATGATGCCATCGAAGGCAAACCGAATACAAGAGGCGAATGTTTCCACCTGAACATGCTTTCAACCACTTGTCACGTTTACTTCGGTAAAATAATGGGTGCAACACCTAACGGACGTCTGGCTGGAAGAGCTATCTCTGATGGAACATCTCCTTCTCACGGCGCCGACACTCACGGGCCATCTGCCGTTATTAAGTCATTAGGCAAACTGGATCAGGTTAAGAGTGGTGGTACGTTGTTGAACCAGCGCTTCATGCCGAGCTTGCTGAAACGTGAAGAAGATGTAGCTAAGCTAGCTTCACTGATTCGTGCTTACTTTGCTTTAGGCGGACACCATATCCAGTTCAATATTGTAGATACTGAAACATTGTATGCAGCCCAGAAATGTCCGGAAGATTACCGTGACTTGTTAGTTCGTGTTGCGGGTTACAGTGACTATTTCAACGACATGAATGCCGACCTGCAGGCCGACGTAATTGCGCGTACTGAGCAGGAATCATTCTAA
- a CDS encoding LytR/AlgR family response regulator transcription factor, whose product MKNYRTIIVEDERLPRLSLIKKLEMYHPNIEIVDCYDSYETALYGILRYRPDIIFLDIQLQGHTSMELLRELKESIPLPHIIFTTAYSNSEYLLQAIRFAAADYLLKPIDVTELAQALHRIQLKDQANEMPVCFPENEKQSFRTLNGILYAGKDEIAYVKANGNYSHIQLMDGEEIILERLGNIETKLGEKNFVRAGRSILINRNLIYKIERKHKVCILRTPTGKEMHIDLSAGGIDILEKSL is encoded by the coding sequence ATGAAAAACTATCGTACCATTATAGTTGAAGACGAACGATTACCCCGCTTGTCACTAATAAAAAAGCTGGAAATGTATCATCCTAATATTGAGATTGTGGATTGTTATGACTCTTATGAAACAGCTTTATATGGAATTTTACGGTATCGACCTGATATCATTTTCCTTGATATACAGTTACAAGGACATACGTCTATGGAATTACTACGTGAACTAAAAGAATCCATACCCTTACCTCATATCATTTTTACTACCGCATACAGTAATTCTGAATACCTTCTACAGGCAATCCGTTTCGCTGCGGCAGACTACTTGTTAAAGCCTATTGATGTAACCGAATTAGCACAAGCTCTTCATCGTATCCAACTTAAAGATCAGGCAAATGAAATGCCAGTCTGTTTCCCTGAAAACGAGAAACAATCATTCCGTACGTTAAATGGAATCTTATATGCAGGTAAAGACGAAATCGCGTATGTAAAAGCTAACGGAAATTATTCACATATCCAGCTAATGGACGGAGAAGAAATTATTTTAGAACGGTTAGGTAACATCGAAACTAAATTAGGAGAGAAAAACTTCGTGCGAGCTGGAAGAAGTATCCTTATCAATCGAAATTTAATCTATAAAATTGAGCGCAAGCACAAAGTATGCATCCTTCGGACACCTACGGGAAAAGAAATGCATATAGATTTATCGGCTGGAGGAATAGATATTTTAGAAAAATCATTATAA